One Brassica oleracea var. oleracea cultivar TO1000 chromosome C7, BOL, whole genome shotgun sequence genomic window carries:
- the LOC106307113 gene encoding protein TRANSPARENT TESTA GLABRA 1, translated as MDNSAPDSLPRSETAVTYDSPYPLYAMSFSSSTHRIAVGSFLEDYNNRIDILSFDSDSMSLKPLPSLSFEHPYPPTKLMFSPPSLRRSGGGDLLASSGDFLRLWEVNEDSSSAEPVSVLNNSKTSEFCAPLTSFDWNDVEPKRLGTCSIDTTCTIWDVERSVVETQLIAHDKEVHDIAWGEARVFASVSADGSVRIFDLRDKEHSTIIYESPQPDTPLLRLAWNKQDLRCMATILMDSNKVVILDIRSPTMPVAELERHQGSVNAIAWAPQSCKHICSGGDDAQALIWELPTMAGPNGIDPLSVYSAGSEINQLQWSASLPDWIGIAFANKMQLLRV; from the coding sequence ATGGACAACTCAGCTCCAGACTCTTTACCTAGATCGGAAACTGCCGTCACCTACGACTCTCCGTACCCCCTCTACGCGATGTCCTTCTCCTCCTCCACCCACCGAATCGCCGTCGGGAGCTTCCTCGAGGACTACAACAACCGCATCGACATCCTCTCCTTCGACTCCGACTCCATGTCCCTCAAGCCCCTCCCATCCCTCTCCTTCGAGCACCCTTACCCTCCCACCAAGCTCATGTTCAGCCCCCCCTCCCTCCGCCGCAGCGGCGGGGGCGACCTCCTCGCCTCCTCCGGCGACTTCCTCCGCCTCTGGGAGGTCAACGAAGACTCCTCCTCCGCGGAGCCAGTATCGGTCCTCAACAACAGCAAGACGAGCGAGTTCTGCGCGCCGCTGACCTCCTTCGACTGGAACGACGTGGAGCCGAAGCGGTTAGGCACGTGCAGCATCGACACCACGTGCACGATCTGGGACGTGGAGAGGTCCGTGGTGGAGACGCAGCTCATCGCGCACGACAAGGAGGTCCACGACATCGCGTGGGGGGAGGCTAGGGTTTTCGCGTCGGTCTCCGCCGACGGATCGGTGAGGATCTTCGATCTGCGCGACAAGGAGCACTCCACCATCATCTACGAGAGCCCCCAGCCCGATACGCCGCTCCTGAGGCTCGCGTGGAACAAGCAGGACTTGAGGTGTATGGCGACGATTCTGATGGATTCGAATAAGGTTGTGATTCTCGACATTCGATCGCCGACGATGCCTGTCGCGGAGCTTGAAAGGCACCAGGGGAGTGTGAACGCGATTGCGTGGGCGCCGCAGAGCTGTAAGCATATCTGCTCGGGTGGGGATGACGCGCAGGCTCTTATCTGGGAGTTGCCGACGATGGCTGGACCGAATGGGATTGATCCGTTATCGGTTTACTCGGCCGGTTCGGAGATTAACCAGTTGCAGTGGTCGGCTTCTCTGCCTGATTGGATTGGCATTGCGTTTGCTAACAAAATGCAGCTCCTTAGAGTTTGA
- the LOC106306444 gene encoding two-component response regulator-like APRR5: MGEVSDEVVEVTVVEKAPEAGGGKLARRKTRRKDAAEGGDGLVTWERFLPKISLRVLLVEADDSTRQIISALLRKCSYRVAAVPDGLKAWEMLRGKPESVDLILTEVDLPSISGYALLTLIMEHDLCKNIPVIMMSTQDSVNTVYKCMLKGAADYLVKPLRRNELRNLWQHVWRRQSSLAPGSNFPVDESLGQQKPEGASANNSTSNQVNGFQREEHPVIGSGGGDDQSSCSRPEMQGESADVEDIPRVSSKEAIDFMGASFRRNGQSHREESVAKYDTSRIELDLSLRRPDACENQPSLHPSSASAFTRYVHRPLQTQCSVSPLEQRKNVAASVDDNNIVLINQYNVSEPPPSAQRRNEASFYNSSDSPGPPFSNQMNSWPGQGSYPTPVPIIHFPGPNTAHASAIAPASVSPSPSSVSPHEYSSMFHPFNGKPEGLQERDGSMDMEERRHVASATEHSGTGNHCSTNYIDYHQQHQQQLLEKRSEEGYSSSVGKLQQSLQREAALNKFRMKRKERCFEKKVRYESRKKLAEQRPRIKGQFVRQVQSTETSTQEAPQ, from the exons ATGGGAGAAGTGAGCGACGAAGTTGTTGAGGTGACGGTGGTGGAGAAAGCACCTGAGGCGGGAGGAGGAAAGTTAGCGCGGCGGAAGACGCGGCGGAAGGACGCCGCGGAGGGCGGCGACGGTCTGGTGACGTGGGAGAGGTTTCTCCCGAAGATATCTCTTAGGGTTCTGCTCGTGGAAGCAGACGATTCCACCAGACAGATTATCTCTGCTCTCCTCAGGAAATGCAGTTACAGAG TCGCTGCTGTACCTGATGGCTTAAAAGCTTGGGAGATGCTTAGAGGGAAGCCTGAGAGCGTCGATCTGATATTGACAGAGGTTGATCTACCTTCAATATCCGGATACGCTCTGCTAACACTTATAATGGAGCATGACCTCTGCAAGAACATTCCTGTCATAA TGATGTCGACACAGGACTCTGTTAATACTGTTTATAAGTGTATGTTGAAAGGCGCGGCTGACTATCTTGTCAAGCCTTTGAGGAGGAATGAGCTGAGGAATCTCTGGCAACATGTCTGGAGAAGACAAAGT TCACTTGCTCCTGGTAGTAACTTCCCAGTAGATGAGAGCCTTGGACAGCAGAAACCTGAGGGTGCGTCTGCAAACAACTCCACCAGTAACCAGGTGAATGGATTCCAGAGAGAGGAACATCCTGTAATTGGGAGTGGTGGTGGTGATGATCAG AGCTCATGTTCAAGACCAGAGATGCAAGGTGAGAGCGCAGACGTGGAGGATATCCCAAGAGTCTCATCCAAAGAGGCCATTGACTTCATGGGAGCCTCGTTTAGAAGAAACGGACAAAGCCACAGAGAAGAAAGTGTTGCTAAGTACGATACTTCTCGGATAGAGCTTGATCTCTCCTTGAGAAGACCTGACGCTTGTGAGAACCAACCCTCTCTTCATCCTTCTAGTGCCTCTGCTTTCACACG GTACGTTCACAGGCCGTTGCAGACACAATGTTCGGTTTCTCCCTTGGAGCAAAGAAAGAACGTTGCGGCAAGTGTAGATGATAACAACATTGTGCTAATCAACCAATACAATGTATCTGAACCGCCTCCAAGTGCTCAGAGAAGAAACGAGGCCAGCTTCTACAATAGCTCTGACTCACCTGGTCCACCTTTTAGCAACCAGATGAACTCTTGGCCAGGACAGGGCTCTTACCCAACGCCAGTTCCTATTATACACTTCCCTGGTCCTAACACGGCTCACGCATCTGCTATAGCTCCTGCTTCAGTGTCTCCAAGCCCTAGCTCGGTTAGCCCGCATGAGTACAGTTCCATGTTTCACCCGTTCAACGGTAAACCCGAGGGCTTGCAAGAGCGAGATGGTTCCATGGATATGGAGGAGAGAAGACACGTCGCCTCCGCAACAGAACATAGTGGAACAGGCAATCACTGCAGTACCAACTACATTGATTACCATCAGCAGCATCAGCAGCAGCTTCTAGAGAAGAGGAGCGAAGAAGGATACTCGTCCTCTGTTGGGAAACTTCAGCAATCTCTCCAGCGTGAAGCCGCTTTAAACAAATTCAGGATGAAGCGCAAGGAGAGGTGCTTTGAGAAAAAG GTCCGTTATGAGAGCAGGAAGAAATTAGCAGAGCAACGACCTCGAATCAAAGGGCAATTCGTTCGTCAAGTCCAGTCCACTGAGACCTCAACACAAGAAGCTCCACAGTGA
- the LOC106303234 gene encoding uncharacterized protein LOC106303234: protein MTIHISISWIYNINWSSRGILVIDTFIGPSPPHTPLVNRRNNHRPRTATVSSAFPDLFLAAVSLLFLWSSPKPPNRFSFPLTPRRRSTAMSRRSPPPSPPPQRFANPQSLSDWLEPRLPSDSFAAWGVKPGTKNVHNLWLELSDGETSITDSTPPVRAVSVVTVRVIGKNGNILVEGRQELSDGSVRERFRPLSEKMKPDETPEEAVFRAVKEELGSIFSGEDDVVQRVKILPGSYSRRVEEKNSMSYPGLPARYALHSVDATVRGLPEEDFCTEENECDGETVEETRAAGKAVTVKRHHWKWVSPGSVRA, encoded by the exons ATGACAATCCACATATCCATATCATGGATTTATAACATAAATTGG AGTTCGAGGGGCATTTTGGTCATTGACACGTTCATTGGCCCATCTCCACCTCACACACCTCTCGTAAACCGCCGTAACAACCACCGTCCTCGCACCGCAACCGTCTCCTCCGCCTTTCCCGATCTATTTCTCGCGGCGGTCTCTCTCCTCTTCCTCTGGTCATCTCCAAAACCTCCCAACAGATTCTCCTTCCCTCTAACTCCTCGCCGCCGATCCACCGCCATGTCCCGTCGATCTCCCCCTCCCTCTCCTCCTCCGCAGCGCTTCGCCAATCCTCAATCGCTCTCCGATTGGCTCGAACCGCGTCTACCTTCCGATTCCTTCGCCGCGTGGGGAGTCAAACCGGGGACCAAAAACGTCCACAACCTCTGGCTCGAGCTCTCCGACGGCGAGACTTCGATAACCGACTCCACGCCGCCGGTGCGCGCCGTGAGCGTCGTCACGGTCCGCGTGATCGGTAAAAACGGGAATATCCTCGTGGAAGGTCGCCAGGAGCTATCCGACGGGAGCGTCCGCGAGAGGTTTCGTCCGCTCTCGGAGAAGATGAAGCCAGACGAGACGCCCGAGGAAGCCGTCTTTCGAGCGGTTAAAGAAGAGCTTGGATCTATCTTTAGTGGGGAAGACGACGTCGTACAGAGGGTTAAGATTCTTCCGGGGAGTTACAGTAGGAGAGTGGAGGAAAAGAACTCGATGTCGTATCCGGGGCTGCCCGCGCGTTACGCTCTTCACTCGGTGGACGCGACGGTGCGGGGATTACCGGAGGAAGATTTCTGCACGGAGGAGAATGAGTGTGATGGAGAGACGGTGGAGGAAACGCGAGCCGCGGGGAAAGCTGTGACTGTGAAGCGGCATCACTGGAAATGGGTTAGTCCCGGTTCGGTTCGAGCTTAA
- the LOC106304790 gene encoding polyadenylate-binding protein-interacting protein 13-like, translating to MIMAGSENADVMKMDSSGQSQDKSNVLEADTKPPCSDDQKSPESNSSVEISNPTKDQNSEGTLKSEISHLDVKFSKLNPMAKEYVPHSLAQAHSGFVSNMVWRNNNIAMMQTIPAVENGHFDTRRGNFGQGQGWTNRKTSLAQNTDVIRRTVYVSDIDQQATEEQLARLFLSFGQIVDCRICGDSNSILRFAFIEFTDEEGARSALTISGTLFGSHPIKVLPSKTAIAPVNPTFLPRSEEEREKCVKTVYCTNIDKEVTQRELKDFFRTACGEIQHLRLLGDYHHQTRIAFIEFTLAESALSALNCTGVVLGGLRVRVSPSKTPVRPHPNDLN from the exons ATGATCATGGCTGGCTCGGAAAATGCTGATGTGATGAAAATGGACTCTTCTGGTCAGAGTCAAGACAAAAGCAATGTCTTAGAAGCTGATACGAAGCCGCCATGTTCTGATGATCAGAAGAGCCCTGAATCCAATTCCTCTGTTGAGATATCAAACCCAACAAAGGACCAGAACAGTGAAGGGACTCTCAAGAGTGAGATAAGTCATTTGGATGTTAAGTTTTCTAAGTTGAATCCGATGGCTAAGGAATATGTTCCACATTCACTTGCTCAAGCCCACTCTGGGTTTGTGAGTAATATGGTATGGCGTAACAATAACATCGCAATGATGCAAACTATTCCTGCTGTGGAGAATGGCCATTTTGATACAAGG AGAGGGAACTTTGGCCAAGGGCAAGGATGGACGAACAGAAAAACAAGCTTGGCTCAGAATACAGATGTAATCAGGAGAACTGTATATGTCTCAGACATTGATCAACAG GCTACTGAGGAGCAACTTGCCCGTCTCTTCCTTTCTTTTGGTCAG ATTGTTGATTGTCGTATCTGCGGTGACAGTAACTCTATTCTTCGTTTTGCCTTCATTGAATTCACTGATGAAG AGGGAGCTAGGTCTGCTTTAACAATATCGGGTACTCTGTTTGGTTCTCATCCTATTAAGGTTCTTCCCTCCAAAACAGCTATTGCACCTGTTAACCCGACTTTCCTCCCAAGG TCTGAGGAAGAGCGCGAGAAATGTGTGAAGACTGTTTACTGTACTAATATTGACAAGGAG GTCACACAAAGGGAACTGAAAGATTTCTTTAGAACAGCCTGTGGGGAG ATTCAACATTTGAGGCTTCTTGGAGACTATCATCACCAAACCCGCATTGCTTTTATTGAATTTACCCTG GCGGAAAGTGCACTCTCTGCTCTTAATTGCACCGGTGTTGTCTTGGGCGGGCTCCGT